The Homo sapiens chromosome 4, GRCh38.p14 Primary Assembly genome contains the following window.
GTAGCTGGCAGCGGCTGTAGTGAATGGTTATTATGGCAGGGGCTACTTGTTTCTCTGTGCATTTAGATAAGAAAGGTGCAGTTTGGGCCCCTGGAGGCTATGGGAAGTCTTGCCACCAAGGTAAAAGACTCCTGGGGTGACGGGCTGATCACGGGGTGGGCTGATTGGTGTTGGGTCACCCACCAGCCTTGGGAGAATGTCTTCGTAGCGTGGCACACTGTGGAAACACCGTGTGGCCCGGTCCCATGGGGTTTCTTCTCTTGGGGGACTGGGGATTTGGTGTAAAGATGGGATCCTGGATACTTAAAGATCTGGATGCTGtgccttccagctgtgcctgctcTTCGCATATTTAAACAGCAGCTCCTGAACGCTGCAGATGCTTTCTGTGCCCTGTTCACTAAAGGGGTCTGCCAGAATGCAACTTTCTGATGTTTAGCTGGCTATGTTGAGACTCTGTAAAAGACATGgacatctataaaggaaatctccatttCTAAGGACATCTCTTTCTCTAAACCACTAGAAACTTTGAGGATAAGGAAGATATTGACttaacatttacatttacataGCAAGTCTTACTTTTGTTTAAGATACTTTTActgggcagggcgcggtggctcatgcctgtaatcccagcactttgggaggccgaggcaggcggatcacctgaggtcgggagttcgagaacagcctgaccaacatggagaaaccctgtctctactaaaaatacaaaattagccgggtgtggtcgtgggcgcctgtaatcccagctactcaggaggctgaggcaggagaatggcttgaacccgggaggcggaggttgcagtgagccgagatcgtgccattgcactccagcctgggcaacaagagcaaaactccatctcaaaaaaaaagatacttttcctggtattttaaaattttttatttcattttatttatggttttttttttttttgacagagacggggcttcactctgtcatgcaggctggagtgcagtggcacgatcatagctcactgcagctttgaacatgtgggctcaagggatcctcccacctcagcctcctgggtagctacatgcatgtgccaccacacctggctaattaaaaaaaattttttttttagaaatggggtttcacaatgttgcccaggctggtctcgaactcctggcctcaagcaatgcgGTGTTGTCTTGACCTAATTATCTGTGCTCTTTTTTGTCTCAGGAAATAACAGTGTTTAGCTCTAAGTTCTGTGCCTTTGAGATATACATTTTCTACCTTGTTTCTCCTAAGAATCACGTCTTTGGAAGTATAAGTTGAGGGTTTCTTAGCTAACGATTGTTAAGGGCAGTGGAACAGGTAATCAAGAGACTGATAGTCTAAAGGGGGTCGAGAAACAATTTGAAAACTGACAGATGAAGAATCTTATACCCCTACAGGATCTGcttctgtctgtgtgtctctatGTCTCTATGTTTATGTGTCATATGCATGTGATATTTCACTACCAACGGGTATGAAGGTGCTCTAGTTAATTAACCAATTCACCAATTAGTTACTTGGTTTAAAGAAAAAGTaggtgttaaataaaatattttatcagaaaaatagaaaccaacTCAACTGCCTTTGAGTTCACATGACTTGAGGAAACCTCTGGTAGGTAAGACTACTTTGATACTGTTAGTTAGAGGAAAACAACGGTGTCTTCTGATTGGTGAAATGCCTGTGTTTGAAACTTTGGGGTTCTCACTTATGTGGTCACTGCCTCACATTTTCAGgctgtaaaaattattaaaaaggaaataacttgagATGATGGCTAGCTTTGTTTAATGGACAAATCAAGCATAATAGTTAAGAATGAgtaaagttggctgggcacggtggctcacgcctgcaatcccagcactttgggaggccaaggtgggcggatcacctgaggtagggagttcgagaccagcctgaccaacatggagaaaccctgtctctactaaaaatacaaaattagctgggtgtggtggcgcatgcctgtaatcccagctacttgggaggctgaggcaggaaaattgctggaacctagaaggcagaggttgcagtgagctgagattgcaccattgcactccagcctgggcaacaagagcgaagctccatctcaaaaaaaaaaaaaaaaaaaaaaaaagaagaagaatgagtaaagtgaatgtaaatgggataaaaatTTATAAGTGAACTTTTCATAGTTACaaaagtatttttacttttttttttttttgagatggagtcttgctctgtcgcccaggctgcagtgcagtggcgtgatctcggctcactgcaagctccccctcccaggttcacgccattctcctgcctcagcctcccaagtagctgggactacaggtgcccaccaccacgcctggctaatgttttgtatttttagtagagacagggtttcaccatgttagccaggatggtctcaatctcctgacctcgtgatccacccgcctcagcctcccaaagtgctgggattacaggcatgagccaccgcgtctggcagtatttttacttttttaaaaataggatctTGTGCTGTTGTCTAggttagaatgcagtggcgcaatcatagctcattgcagccttgaactcctgggctcaagtgatcctcctgcctcagccttctaagttaCCAGATTTGCAGGTTCCATTGTACCTGgcttaaaaatctttttcagtaacttaatattaaaatcatgttatgttaaattaataGGTaataattgtattagtctgttttcacactgctgtaaagaaccaccgagactgggaaatttatgaagaaaagaggtttgatggactcacagttctgcaggctgtacaggaagcatgactgggaagcCTCAGGAGACTGACactcacggcagaaggtgaaggggaaggtaGGCACATCTTCCCATGGCAGAGcggggaagagagacagagagtgaagggggaagcaccacacacttttaaaccagcagatctcgtgagaactcactcactatcgtgagaacaccaacggggaaatccacccccatgatccagtcacctcccaccaggcccctccccgaCACATGGGGATCACAATtgaacataagatttgggtggggacacagagccaaaccatatcaatcacaTGTCtgaggttattttttatttttattttattttttcagacagagtcttgctctgtcaccaggctggagtgcagtggcacgatctcagctcactgcaatctccgcctcctgggttcaagcgattctcctgcctcagcctcctgggtagctgggactacaggcgcccgccaccatgcccagctaatttttgtatttttagtagagacggggtttcaccacgttggccaggatggtctcgatctcttgacctcgtgatccgcctgcctcggcctcccaaagtgctggaattacaggcatgagccaccgcgcccggccacaacaTGTCTGAGGTTATTTTTAAGTCAGTTAAAATACTGAAACAATcattaaacacaattttaaattgaTATACGTTGGCATTGTATTTTTATATGgtatagaaaagttaaaaatatttagatcTGTTAATAAgcaaaaaattgaggaaacatcttcctaaaaaattattaaatgggccgggtgcggtggctcactcctgtaatcccagcactttgggaggctgagttgggcagatcacgaggtcaggagatcgagaccatcctgcctaacacagtgaaaccccatctctactaaaaatacaaaaaaattagctgggcgtggtggtgggagcctgtagtcccagctactcgggaggctgaggcaagagaatggcatgaacatgggaggcggagcttgcactgagccaagatcacaccactgcactccagcctgggcgacagagcaagactctaaaaaaaaaaaaaaaaaaaaaaaaagaaatggtttccATCTAAAAATGCTGATATAAAACAGTTCAAAATTCCTTCCTAGGTTTTTCACTAAACTTGAAGTTACTGACTTACAATTGTAGTTaatgcactttgggagaccaaggcagacagatcacttgaatccaggagttggagaccagcctgtgcaacgtggcaaaaccctgtctctacacaaaatacaaaaattagccaggcgtggtggtgcaggtctGTAGtgccatctacttgggaggctgaggcaggaggattgtttgagctcaggaggcagaggctgcagtgagccaagatcacaccgttgcactccagcctgagcaagaacagggagaccctgtctcaaaaaacactgtagtttatatatataattaaaactacTAGATGTAAAAGAAACAATTCTGAATACAGAGCATGTAAGAAAAATAGGTTATGTCTTTGGTAAAGATTATAAAGAAGGCATGAAAATGTGGTTTTTGTTATGGGAAGAGTAAATTTGTCTAGAGGTTTTTAAAGGTTTAGTTGAAGGGATAAAAACGAATGATAGATAAGAGTGGATATAGAAAGCtgtggaaagaaagagaatggggTAAACTGTGAGACGTTATAAAAGATttattgggctgggcgcggtggctcatgcctataatcccagcactttgggaggctgaggcgggcggatcgcctgaggttgggagtttgagatcagcctgaccaacatggagaaaccctgtctctactaaaaatacaaaattagccgggcatggtggcacatgcctgtaatcccagctactcgggaggctgaggcagaagaactgcttgaacccaggaggtggaggttgtggtgagcagaggtggtgccattgcactccagcctgggcaacaagagcgaaaatccatctcaaaaaaaaaaaaaaaaaaggatttattggccaggcatggtgcctcatgcctgtaatcccagcacttttggaggctgaggtgggagggtcgcttgagcccaggagttccagaccagcctggacaacatggagaaaccttgtctctctctgaaaaaaagaaaaaagaaaaaagaaaaaagattgattGACATCTTACCTTGCATAGTGAAAGCTGGTTGGGATTGGAGGGATTGGCATTCCCATTGTGCTTGCAGCCCTCCTCCATCTTCCAGACTGTGGAACGCACAGGTGGGATAATAGAAAACCCATCTGCAATGCTGAAACCAGCTTCTAACACTCCCTGGCCTAAGGTGTTTCCACTGTGGTGCTGAACTGGGGTTCTGCCCTGTTTGGAAAACATCAGCTTTCTCTCTTTGAAATAATACCAGGAAGGCCCTGTGCCTGGATGAAGGAGCCTCCAAACCAGCTCCCCTTAAAGGCGATATTCTTCATTATTGCCGAGACCCTATAGAGCTTCTCACTGCACATTCTAAATTAATTAAGGATTCTGTTAACGGCGAGTTCTCAGGAGATGAAGACATGAAAGTTCAAGGTCTCCAACCTGGAGATTTCATGAGAAAAGCATCAAATATAGGACTTCCTCCAACCACAATAGATGGGACCACACCAGGCAGCCTCGCCAGAGAGGTCGTTTCCATCACTGGAGAACTTCAACATCTTGTTCTTCAGGCCAGGACCAGAAGGAGACAAAATAGGTATCTGGTTACCTTCAAAAATAGAAGCACTCTTCAGTTCTAGATTTCAAATTGTTAATAGTTGCCcttatttgtgtcattttttctttttcttttcttgtttttgaggcagaatctcagtctgttgccaggctggagtacagtggcacgatctcagctcactgcaacctccgcctcccgagttcaagtgattctcctgcttcagcctcccaagtagctgggattacaggcgcctgccaccacacccggctaatttttgtatttttagtagaggcgcagtttcaccatgttgcccagactggtctcaaactcctgacctcacgtgatccacacgcctcggcctcccaaagtgctgggattacaggcatgagccaccacgcccggcccatatttttcattcttaaatTGATTAGGCTTTGTGTTTCTAGATGTCCAAAGTCAACCAAAAAACCCCGAGGATGCTAGCTAGATGCTCAGAAGCCATCCGGTATGCGTGGCTCCTTCATAGCAGACGGCCTGACAGACCCCGTGCCAATCAACCTTGGCCTTGAGGCCTCACGAAGTTCTTAAGCGCCCACCGCACCTGTCCTCTTTCCCCCCATGCGGGGTGAGATGGCCCGGGAATGAGCCTTCCCAGCAGAAAAACTTACATCTAGAATGTCGATCATCACTGCTTTGAGAAGAGAAAATTTTTGATCAAACAcgagaaatgagaaaagaaaaatagccggAGCTATGTGGGATTCTCAAAGATTATCTGGCCCAGAGACACCTGAGTACAGGGCCTCAGTCCCGCCTCCCCACTCACGCCCGGGGCAACTGCTGGAAggcattttgttctttcttttctttcctatagTGTCCGCCTGGCCGCCTCAGCGTCATCTTCATGTTCCTGGAATTTGTGACAAATAATGTACACCAATCAATAGCTTATGCCATTTTAATGCAAATTCTTGGTGAATTTAGGAGCTGcgtcttcatttttcctttaaaaacgcACTTGCAACTGCTGCGAATGAGAGCGCGTGCATTCAGACCAACCTGAGTCTGTCCTTCCACGCTGCAGTCCTCAAACTTGGCCCCAACAAACTATTTCTATTCGTTTTGCCTGTTTTCTCCTTTAGGTTGAAAAGCTGACAGCGGGCCCCAGACACTGAGGGGGCGCCTTCCCAGCTTGGCTTCCCCTCCCCCCCACGCCCCCACCCCGTCCCCTGCCCCTCTCCAGGGCCCGTTCTCTGGCGGACGGGGCTGTGGACCAGTTCAgccgcccctccccaccccaccagggCGCTGCGGCCTCACTCCCACGTCCACGGgcaggcccagcccctcctggcCTTCAGGTGACCTCAGCTGCCCGGCTGGCCCCAACTCCACCGCACAACGCAGACTGCGGGTCCCCAGGCCTGGACCCCTGGCCCCGTCCCGCCCGCGCATGTCGGGGAAGCTCTGCTCCGGCAGCCCTCGGGGTGGTGCTGGGAGGTCGCGCAGAACTGAAGGGGGCTAGGTTCGAGAAGCGCCGAGGATGGGGTCTGCGACCGCCTCCCCGCACCTGAGCTTCTCCGCCCCAGCCTGCGGCGTCTGCAGGTCCTACAAGGCGCAGAGCCCCCGCTGCACCTGCACCGAGGCCACGGGGCGCATGCGCGGCCGCGGGGGGCGGGGGCCGGGCCGGGAGGGGTCCTGCGGGCCCCGCATCCCCGTGCCCACTGCGGGGCTCGGACAGGGGGGCGCCGCGCCAGGCCGCAGACCCCGCCCTTCCGCGTCCCCACTCCGGCTGCCCGTGCGGCTCCGGACGAGGCTTCCCGGGGGCTCCGGGCCGGGGCAGCCGCGGCGCCCTCTCCCCAGGTCCACCGCGGGCGCTGCTTTCAAACAAAGGCAGGAGACGGAGCGGGAGACGCTGCCGTGACTGCTCCGGGCGGccgcggaggaggaggaggaggacgtgGCGCCGCGATCGCCAGCGGTCGGGCCCGGGGTCGGGGCGCTCCCAGGCGCGCGGCGTGGGAgcggggggcggggcgggcggcgCCCATCACGCGCTCCGCGGCCGGGTCCCGAGCCCCGCCGGACGCCCCCGGGCCAGGAGCCCCCGCCCgcgccgccgcccccgcccgTGCCGGGCCCCTCGcgctgcccggccgccccgtcgcGCCCAGCGAGCCACCCGGCGAGGCGGGGGCGGCGTCTCCCCCACCCCCGCGATCACATGGTGACCCCCGGCAGCCAATGCAGTGGACGCTAGGACCCTGCGGGCCGCGGGCGCCGCGACTGCACCGGCGCCGCCGCATTATAAATACTTCTCCAAAATGCGGCGCAGCTCCCTGCGCGCGCCCCGGCCGCCCGCCGCCTCCGCCCCGCGCCCCTgagctgccgccgccgccgccgccgctgccgccgccgccgccgccgccgcgggtCCGAGGGCGCCGCGCCCTTGCCCTGGGCCCGGCCGTGCCCGCCGCCGCCCGGCCGCGTCCCCGCTGCCGCGCCGCCCGGCCGGGTGCATGCATTGTGGGCCTCCCGACATGGTCTGCGAGACGAAGATCGTGGCCGCCGAGGACCATGAGGCGCTGCCGGGGGCCAAGAAGGACGCGCTGCTCGCCGCCGCCGGCGCCATGTGGCCCCCGCTGCCCGCCGCGCCCGGGCCGGCCGCCGCGCCCCCCGCGCCCCCACCTGCCCCGGTGGCTCAGCCTCACGGCGGGGCGGGGGGCGCGGGGCCGCCGGGGGGGCGCGGCGTGTGCATCCGCGAGTTCCGTGCGGCCGAGCAGGAGGCGGCGCGCCGCATCTTCTACGACGGCATCATGGAGCGCATCCCTAACACGGCCTTCCGCGGCCTGCGGCAGCACCCGCGCGCGCAGCTGCTCTACGCCCTGCTGGCGGGTCAGTGCGCCGGGCCCCCGGCTGCCGCAGTCCCTCGGGCCGGCGCGGAGCTCCCCCGCCCCGGCGTCCACGCGGACCCCGCGCCCGGCTCCCggggaccagcctgggaagcccCCCGCTTTCTGCCGCGCCGGGCCCCGCGCAGGGCTGGCTATGGGCGTGGGGATGGGCGCAGGGCCCCGAGCGGGCCGGAGCCGGGGAGGGTCCGGGGTCCGCACCTGCGTCCCCGCCGcgcagccccccacccccaccgcctcCCCTGTCCCCTCCCGGGCATCCTGGGTGGGGGCGGGTGCCAGGGCAGGTAGCGCCCGCCGCGGCTGGGCCCCGGCGAGTGCCTAAATATAATCTGCGGGCGGGGGAGGCCGCCTCCCGCTCGGTGCTAATTTATGAGGGGAAGACAGCCGGCGCCGCGGGGGGTGCGCGCGCCTGGCACAGCCGGGGCGGTCGCAGAGGGCGGCCCCTTCAGCGTCTTTGGGTGCCCTTCCCCTCAGAGCTTCCTGCCGGGGTGAGGGGGTtcgctcccattttacagatgaggcgcTTGAGGCCGCGTAGGGAGGACGCGACTCCCCCAAGGTCACGGCAGCCGAAATGCGGCTGGAAGCGGTGTGGGGCCTCCctgccctgtccctgccctcagaGCTCCCGGACGCTGGCCAGGAAGGGCTCTTGCTGGGGCCCTGGGAAGAGGGGGTCCTGGAGCCCGAGGCTGGAACGTGGGACaccccccttcctcctcccccctcccccctcccccgcgcGGGGCCTGGTCTGCGGGGCAGCTCCCTGCcaggatctgcccaccttggcttcagTAGGCCAGCGTGGGCAGAGTCCTTCCCGGCCCGGCCATCCCGAGGGTGTCCTGCCGTGTTTGGAAGCTCAGAGACCCGCCGAGGCTCATTCCAggcggtgggggtgggtggggtggctgTCTTCACCGCAGGAAGCTTGGAAATAGGGAGAAGTAGAAAGCACCCGAGATGACCCCGGCTCCTCCACCAGGAGCGCGGCCGGGCGCGGCGTCCCTAGCGGGCTTCGCCGGGGTGGCGTCTCTGGGGCCTGGGGACCCCCGCCGCGCCGCTGACCCGCGCCCTCTGCCCCCAGCGCTGTGCTTCGCCGTGAGCCGCTCGCTGCTGCTGACGTGCCTGGTGCCGGCCGCGCTGCTGGGCCTGCGCTACTACTACAGCCGCAAGGTGATCCGCGCCTACCTGGAGTGCGCGCTGCACACGGACATGGCGGACATCGAGCAGTACTACATGAAGCCGCCCGGTGAGTCCCGCTCCCGCCGCTCCCCGACCTCCGCCCCAGACAGCCCTCGGGGGCACGCACTCCAGCGACCTCAGGGCAGGCCTGGGCGAGGGCCGGCGTGGGTGGGCCTGAGCCGGGGCCCCTGTGACCTGAGCCTTCTGGGTGACCGAGGCCTCCGGTGTCAGCGGGGCTGGGGGAGGCACGGCCGGTTCCTCCCGCTGAGTGACCTGAGCTGGCCCTGCGACGCAGTGGCTCCACCGTTCCCTGCTGTGGATGCGTCTCCCTGGCGCCTGCTGCGGTGGGGCAAGGGCCGCTGGGCTCTGTGGGTCCCATCTGGTGTGCCTTGCGGGGATGGGGTTGCCTGCAGTGCCAGGGTCCTGGGGGGAGAGGGCTTGTGTGGCAGGGGCCGGGGACCCTATTGGGGCacagaggatggggtgggggcaggggaccTGACCTTGAGCCTTGGCCTTCACTTCTGGCCTGATCGCTGGGCCGCTTAGCTGAAGGGTTTTGTCCCAGCCTCTGTGGCCTTCTATAGCTGGAGGAGCTGGGTCTGGGCTCTAGGGGGGGTGGGGGTTGTTCTCCACCCTCGGGCTGGCCCCCAGCCGCTGAGCCACACCGGTTCCCCCATGCCGGATGCCGCAGGGGTGAAGACTCTGCTCTCTGGGGTGGGAGGCTCTCTGCGATCCTGGAGCGTCTGTAGGCCAACGAGAGGGACAGAGTGTGGCCCAAAGGGTTGGGCAGGGTCTGTCAGGAGCCCGGTCAGTGTCAGGGGAGGGGCAGTGTCTGGCACCGCTGGCTGCCATGCTCCACCCCCGCGCCACGGCCTTGGTGCCTGCTGCTCTCCCTGACCCTTTCCTAAACCCAAACAGAGCATCTGAGCAGCCCCTGAGCCCTGGCCAGCCTCTGCTTGGGAGGGGAAACGGGCCATGAGGAAGCACAGGCCACAGCAACACAGGGGGCTCCGGTGGGCACACGGGGCATGGCCCTGCTCCCTCTGGGCCGTGGCCTCCCTGGTGTGAGGGAGTGGAGGGGTAGCTGGCAGGGCTGCAGGAACACCCCACGAGGGCAGAGGCTGGATAGCTGCTGATGGCCCGTGGTGGATTCTGGGAGCTGCTTGTGCACATGGGGAAACCGAGTCTTGGGAGGAGTGAGGTGTGCCCAGGGCCACATGGTGCTGGGGGTTGCTACTTCTGGGATGGCCCTGATCTCTCGTCTTGCCTGGGTAGGTAGAGGCAGAACCCCTGGGTGGTGGGCAGGCCAGCTGGTGGGAGGGATACTGGTCCAGGATCCCCTCCTTGGAGGTAGAGATGCTGTGTGGGTAGGGAGATGGGGGGTTGGGTGTGGGAGACCCCAGGGGCTCCAGGACAGGGGGCCGAGGAGGGGCAGCCCTCCTGGGAACCCTGGAGCTGCACAAAGCTTGGAGGGCCCAGCTGCTCGTGTCTGTGGCGATGGCAGCGGTGCCCAGTGGCTCCCCCCCACGCTGCTTCTCCTTGAAGGGCCTTCAGTACCCCTTTAGCTGCCTGCCAGGCCTCAGTGTCCAGCAGTGAAGGAGACAGAGGTCCCCTTCATGGAGCCAGCAGGCTGGTGGCTGTGCAGAGGGGCAATGGGGAGGGATGGGAGGGCTTCCCGGGGCTCGGGGCAGGTGCAGAGCCTCCTTGAGTAGGAGGCTGGATGGGCCACAGGCAGGCTGTGTGGCCCTCCACTGGCCAAACCCTTGGTCTTCAGAGAGGTCTCTGGGTGCCACCTCTGCCTTTGGCTGCTGGAGGTGGCTGGGCTTCCCCTGTGGCCAGTGCCTGCAGGTTCCCTCCCACAACCGCCCCAACCTGCCCctgcacctctcctcctcccctgccgGTTCCCCTCCCCCACGACCGCCACCTCCTGGCTTCGTGCCTGACTCGAGGTGAGAATTGGGCCGTGCTGTGGATGGGGTGATGGCCTGGCCACTTGGCCTACTGCCAGGAGAGGCCGGGGCCAGAGGGGCCATCCCCTGTCCCCCACTTGGATTTATAGGAAAGCTCCTCCTGGGCTGCAGGGAGCCTTCTGGACGCACTTTGCTGACCCCTGCCCTTTGCGGCCCTCTGCTGTGGGTGCTGGAGTTTGCCGTGATGGCCCGGGTGACCCTGGGTGGCCAGAAGCCACAGCAGTTTGGCTGCACCATGGCCTGTTCAGGGTGGCCCGGGCCATCAAGGCATTTGGTCTGGGAGTAGCTGGGCAGAGGGCAGCGGCCTGACTGGGCAAAGCCTGCCCCAGCTCTTGGTCTCAGAGGAGGGACTCGGGCCTTTGACCACTACTCTGAGCAGCGCAGCCTCCAGGCTTGAGTGGGTCCTGGCTGTTGGCCTGTTGGGTAACAGGTGTTGGGCTGGCTTTCTCTGCTTAAGGAGCTCTGGAGGGGGGCTCTACCTGCTTGTCCTGAATAGTGGCTGCCCCCTCCCTTGGCTCCAGCAGAGCTGGTAGCTAGGCCCCGGGGGCTGCCGGGATTGGGTGTCCCACTGCCCTGGCTTGGTGTCCAGCTGGAGGGGGCAGTGCCAAGGGCCCTGTCTCACCCCAGAGGTGGAGGGGTCTCCCCAGCCTTCCTCACCGGGTGTCCCTGACCGCCCTATCCCCTGCAGGCTCCTGCTTCTGGGTGGCCGTGCTGGATGGCAACGTGGTGGGCATTGTGGCTGCACGGGCCCACGAGGAGGACAACACGGTGGAGCTGCTGCGGATGTCTGTGGACTCACGTTTCCGAGGCAAGGGCATCGCCAAGGCGCTGGGCCGGAAGGTGCTGGAGTTCGCCGTGGTGCACAACTACTCCGCGGTGGTGCTGGGCACGACGGCCGTCAAGGTGGCCGCCCACAAGCTCTACGAGTCGCTGGGCTTCAGACACATGGGCGCCAGTGACCACTACGTGCTGCCGGGCATGACCCTCTCGCTGGCTGAGCGCCTCTTCTTCCAGGTCCGCTACCACCGCTACCGCCTGCAGCTGCGCGAGGAGTGACCGCCGCCGCTCGCCCGCCCGCCCCCCCGGCCGCCCTGTCCGCCTTTGCCCGCCTGCCCGCCGCCCGGCGCGGCCTGCTTTCAGACGCTCAATTGGCGTTTGTGTTGGGTTTCCCCTTTTCAACATCCTGCGGTTGTCTGGCTGGTTCCGGGGGGTGCGGGGCTGTTGTTCTTCGGCGACACTTTGGTGGGGGTGGGTTGTTTGTCGCCATAGCCCCTCGCCCTTCCCCACCTGCCTGGGCGGCTTGCCACCTGAAGAGTGGCATCTTGGACCACCGCGGCTGTCCATGACGCTGCCCTGCCCGCCGCCACTGGGGAAGGCCCAGCCTTGCTCACCAAGCACAGAACCTCTGCAGCAGATCCCGGGGCCAGGCTCCGGCCCCGCCTGCGGCCCCAGCGCCACTGCCTGTGGAGGCCCCAGCTGGCCACGGCGCTGCTTTGCTCCGCGCATGCCGAGGGTGTGGCCCGGCTGAGCATGCCGCATGCACACAGCCCCGCCCTGCCGCCCTGCCCAGACTGGACCCGGAGACCCGGGCTGGTGAGCGcccctgtccccagcccccagctggCTGTGGGAgggcctgcccctgcccccacctcctggagGGCCTGGTCTGCCCCGCGCCGCCCGGCTCTGTCCACACCTGCTTTGCTCTGACGCCCTCCATTTCTCTGGCTCCggcccctcccctgcctgggctgtgCTGACTGGTGTCATCACCCAGGTGACTCCCATGGCGTCCGTGGCACAGCCAGGGTGGGGGTCCATGGGACCCCTCTCCCCAGTGCCCACTGGATCGTGCTGGCCTCTCCCAGATGTCCCCGGGGACCTCCTGCCTCTGGCTGAC
Protein-coding sequences here:
- the NAT8L gene encoding N-acetylaspartate synthetase codes for the protein MHCGPPDMVCETKIVAAEDHEALPGAKKDALLAAAGAMWPPLPAAPGPAAAPPAPPPAPVAQPHGGAGGAGPPGGRGVCIREFRAAEQEAARRIFYDGIMERIPNTAFRGLRQHPRAQLLYALLAALCFAVSRSLLLTCLVPAALLGLRYYYSRKVIRAYLECALHTDMADIEQYYMKPPGSCFWVAVLDGNVVGIVAARAHEEDNTVELLRMSVDSRFRGKGIAKALGRKVLEFAVVHNYSAVVLGTTAVKVAAHKLYESLGFRHMGASDHYVLPGMTLSLAERLFFQVRYHRYRLQLREE